Below is a window of Rodentibacter sp. JRC1 DNA.
AAAATGTTTAATTTCACGGGCTGCCGCGGTACGGAACGCTTGTGATGTGCCGGAACTTTCTCGTAATAATAGACGGAATACGTTGGTGCTATTAGTGATAAATTCAAAAAAAGTATCAACCGAAACGGAAATTACGCTACCGCCCGCGTCAATGCGTTTACGTGCTTGGCGCATAAGTTGTCGTAAAATCAAGCCAGCTTCATCTACCATTTCTAAGCCAAGTTCATCCATATCACTGAAGTGGCGATAAAATGAGGTCGGCGCAATACCGGCTTCACGTGCAACTTCGCGTAAACTTAAATTAGAAAAACTTTTTTCAGCACTGAGCTGATTAAACGCCGCGTCTATCAATGCCCGACGTGTTTTTTCTTTTTGAATTGCGCGAATGCCCGCCATTATTTTTCCCCAACAAGAATGGATTTTACTTTATCACGAACAGCATCGGCAACACGCTCGTAACGATTGCGTAATGGTGAGCCCGGTCGATAAACAAGAGTTATGCTCCGAGCCGGTTCCGGTGAATGGCATGGAATGTATTTTACGCCTTGGCGTGAACCTTCGTTTAACACGGCAAGCTCCGGCATAAAGGTCATACCGACATTGGCGGCGACCATATTACGTAGGGTTTCGAGGCTGGTTGCTTGGTAGTGTGCATTTTCTCTAGCGCCGGCGGTGAAGCAATAATCTAGGGTTTGATTACGCAAGCAATGTCCATCATCCAGCATTAACATTTCTTGTCCGTTGAGCTGATTGATCGGAATTTTTTGTTCTTTTGCCCAAGGGTGGCTTTCGGAAACGGCGAGCAACATTTTTTCTTCAAAAACAGGGACTTCAATAAAGGCTTCCGTTTCTTGTACTCGTGCTAAAATAGCACAATCTAAACGTCCGGTTTCAAGCTGTTCTAATAATTGGTGAGTTTGCGCCTCATAGAGGAAAACTTCTAAGTCAGGGAAGGCTTCTTTTAAGGTCGGCATAATATAAGGCAAGAGATAAGGCCCTAAAGTCGGGATTAGTCCGATATGCAACGGACCTGTCATTTCTTTACCTTGATTGCTTGCCATTTCTTTTAGGCGTTTTACTTCACGCAAAATGGTGCGGGCTTGTTCAACTAAAAGCATTCCCGATTGGGTAAAAAGCACTTTTCGACTTGTACGTTCTAATAAAATAATGCCGAGTTCATCTTCTAATTTTCGGATTTGTCCGCTTAATGTCGGTTGGCTTACGTTGCAAGAATCAGCGGCTCGGCGGAAATGTTTATATTCTGATAAAGCGACTAAATATTCTAGATCTCGAATGTTCATTGAATGTCCTTATAGAGAAAGTCAATTGAAAGGATAGAATTAATTGATTGCGACTATATCATAAATTTGACTATAATCCACAGCTTAAGTAGTACTTCAATTTAAATGTAAGGAGAAAAATATGGCTTTAATCGATATGTCCGGTAAAAAAGTGCCGAATGTGACATTCCATACCCGTCAAGGCGATGCTTGGGTTGATGTAACAACAAGCGAATTATTTGATAATAAAACCGTTGTCGTATTCTCATTGCCAGGGGCATTCACTCCAACTTGTTCATCTACTCATTTACCACGTTATAACGAATTAGCATGTGAATTTAAAGCGGCAGGTGTTGATGACATCATTTGTGTTTCTGTGAACGATACTTTCGTAATGAATGCTTGGAAAGCCGATCAAGAGTCTGAAAATATCACAGTGATTCCGGATGGTAACGGTGAGTTTACCGAAGGTATGGGAATGCTTGTCGGTAAAGAAGATTTAGGTTTTGGTAAACGTTCATGGCGTTATTCTATGCTGGTGAAAAACGGCGTAGTAGAAAAAATGTTTATCGAGCCGGAAGAGCCGGGTGATCCGTTCAAAGTATCCGATGCCGATACGATGCTCAAATACTTGAAACCGGGTTGGACAGCGAAACCTTCCGTTTCCGTGTTTACAAAACCGGGTTGCCCGTTCTGTGCAAAAGCGAAAGCCTTGTTAAAAGCAAAAGGTTATACTTTTGAAGAGATCGTGTTAGGTCGTGATGCGAGCACGATTTCTGTTCGCGCAATCACCGGAAAAACCAGTGTTCCGCAAGTATTTATCGGTGGTCAATACATCGGTGGTAGTGATGATCTAGAAAAATACTTTGGTTAATAGAAAAGATTATTTTAGCTAATTGATTTATTTTATTTAGGACTTTAACGAAAAGCCAAACGCCGCAAAGCGTTTGGCTTTTTTGTTTTATTGGTAAGCGATAAAATTTCGGTATTATGTATCAGTTGCACAAAATGGAGTAGGGTGTGTTAGCCAAAGGCGTAACGCACCCTACATTTGAATTAAAAAGTCTTTTTGCAAGTGATACATAATACCGTAAAATTTATCAAATTTTTGACCGCACTTTATCCTTTTATTAATGCGATGAGTTTATCGCCGAAGAAATAAAAAATCAGCCCGAACGCAACAATCGCTAAGCCAATGAGTTTAGTGATATTTGCTTCTCTAACAGGCATACCGATTAAACCGAAATGGTCAATGGTGGAAGCGGTGATTAATTGCCCTACGATGATAAAAAATAACATTGCCGTAATACCAAGTTTCGGTG
It encodes the following:
- the fabR gene encoding HTH-type transcriptional repressor FabR — encoded protein: MAGIRAIQKEKTRRALIDAAFNQLSAEKSFSNLSLREVAREAGIAPTSFYRHFSDMDELGLEMVDEAGLILRQLMRQARKRIDAGGSVISVSVDTFFEFITNSTNVFRLLLRESSGTSQAFRTAAAREIKHFVDELAEYIAQKNDYSQYIAYVQAEGIVTIVFTAGANALDMNKQERDQLKERVILQLRMIAKGADFAAHKEKHLHQK
- the oxyR gene encoding DNA-binding transcriptional regulator OxyR, with translation MNIRDLEYLVALSEYKHFRRAADSCNVSQPTLSGQIRKLEDELGIILLERTSRKVLFTQSGMLLVEQARTILREVKRLKEMASNQGKEMTGPLHIGLIPTLGPYLLPYIMPTLKEAFPDLEVFLYEAQTHQLLEQLETGRLDCAILARVQETEAFIEVPVFEEKMLLAVSESHPWAKEQKIPINQLNGQEMLMLDDGHCLRNQTLDYCFTAGARENAHYQATSLETLRNMVAANVGMTFMPELAVLNEGSRQGVKYIPCHSPEPARSITLVYRPGSPLRNRYERVADAVRDKVKSILVGEK
- a CDS encoding glutathione peroxidase — translated: MALIDMSGKKVPNVTFHTRQGDAWVDVTTSELFDNKTVVVFSLPGAFTPTCSSTHLPRYNELACEFKAAGVDDIICVSVNDTFVMNAWKADQESENITVIPDGNGEFTEGMGMLVGKEDLGFGKRSWRYSMLVKNGVVEKMFIEPEEPGDPFKVSDADTMLKYLKPGWTAKPSVSVFTKPGCPFCAKAKALLKAKGYTFEEIVLGRDASTISVRAITGKTSVPQVFIGGQYIGGSDDLEKYFG